The genomic interval ACTCCACAGCTACATGAATAGCAGGatctctaccaaacatttaaaacatcTCCACAGTTCAGCTGGATGGGTGAGTTATTCCTGTGATCATTTCTGCCCATGGTCATATAAGCATCTGCTGGGCACACAAAAAACTCACCTGTCGGTTTACGAACATTGATTTTGATAAGGGATTGGGGTGGGGGGTGTTTTGACTAATTGTACACACTTATAAGAATAAAACCCAATCCTTCCTGAAATTAAGCTTAGGATTTTTTATAGAATGTAATATTAAATATGTGTCACTCTTCTGAATTCAatgtaacaattataataattatatttctcaATGGTTATTAACTGATAGTCTAAATGCATAAAAAGTGTAAACGTGGCATAAGAGATTAAACAGACTAATGAACTGAAAACTTGATAAAGATTGAAGAGTCAGCTGAAAGATTTCCAGTGCAAGAGTATACTGTTACTAAAAAGACTTAAAGATATGATTAAATGAAGGACTGTAATGTATATATTCATGTTAGTAAGGATTACACTAAATGCATTTTAACACTTTGGTACAAATCTCACTTTAAATGGCATAAGCAAAGAAAGAGCAAagttatttcaaatgaaaagagaaagacactTCAGGTTTAATTTGATAGAAGCACAGATGGCAGTTATCAACACATTGTATTGTTACCAGCCCAAGCAGTGTGGTGGCCTGGGACTCCAGCTCTCCTTCCACATACACATGCTGCTCCCACCAACACACACCTGTCTCTCACATGCCAAGAAAACATCTACATATTAACCTTCTCAATCGCCATCAACAGAATCACTGATGCCTTCTGAAAGCTGAATTTAGTCAAGAAATTAAATACTTTtatctcaagattttttttaagatgggttgTCAATTGTGCTTACATGAAATCTTCAAATGAATGAGTCAAGTGTGCTTAGCAGTTATCCTCTGTAACTGCTAAGACAGGCTGGAAAGCAAATGATACCCTGGATAGAGcaggtgattttatttttgaatacttcattttcttacaaattaaaatgtatttcttttatctttcccaTTGTGGAAGTCTTAACGCCCGAGAGCAGTACCTGGAAAGCAAATTGCAGGGAGCTGACTCGCAGAGACTGCTGAGCTGCATGGTTACAAAGTCAGGAAGTAAGACTCACTGTCTCCAGACGCATCTCCACACAGATCCCCACACCAAGACGTCCCACATGCCTCTCAGATCAGCTTCCCTGAAGGTCAGATGCAGTGCCTTTTCTAGTGCCCTAAGGTATCatgcattcattatttttcagattCTGTGCAGATGTCTTCCTCACCAATTTCATTAAAAAACTCAAACCCAGTGATGAAGCATCCTCCACGTACCTTTTCTTCCTTTGGAGTTTTCATCAGCAACACATTCCCTTCCAGTATCCAAGGAAGACGTGTACTTTCTCCCTCCTGAGCCAAACCCTCCCCTCAGATCAGGATGTCCTACTCTTTTTCATTGGTCCCCTCTGCCCTGCCTATAAAATACTTAAGTTGCTGacatcttttttgagacagagtcactatcacccaggctagagtgcagtgatgcaatctcacctcactgcaacctccctcacttcaacctctgcctcccaggttctagtgttTCTCCTACGACagcttcccgagtggctgggattacaggtgtgcaccaccacaaccagctaatttttttgttatcaccattttggtcaagctggtctcaaactcctgacctcaggtgatctgcccccttggctttacaaagtgctgggattataagcatgagccactgtgcccggccagttgCTGACATCTTTAACAAATAAAGTCAGTCCTCCTTCCCCTTGACCCTGTTGCCCTTGAAAGCTACTGTACTATCCTAGTCTGTCCGGGCTGATATAACTGagtatcatagactgggtggctataaaccacagaaatttatttctcacaattctgaggGCTGAAAGCCCAAGGTCAAGGTTCAGAAAGGTTTGTTTGGGGAAGCCCTGCTCCCTGATTCCTAGATGGTGCCTGTTTGCTGTGTTCTCAGGTGGTAGAAGATGTGAGAGAAcactctagggcaggcgtccccaaactgtggccccctgaggccatttatccggccccccgccacacttcaggaagggacacctctttcatcggtggtcagtgagaggagcacagtacgttgcggccctccaatggtctgagggacagtgaactggccccctgtgtaaaaacttTGAGACGCCTGCTCTAGGGCCTCTTTTACCAGGCACTAATCCGATTCATGAGGACTCCTCCCTCGATAGCTGTAATCACCTCACAAAGAGTCCTCATCTCAGATACCATtacattggggattaggattcaacatgaattttgatggagacattcagtctatagcatacactattcctctttttcctttcagtgCCATCCCAGCCTTTTGAAGGTCTGGGCTCCACATTTCACTTCTGGTCATCGGTGAACGACTCAGTAGTGTCTGTTATGCTGGGTACATTTAATGACTGGAGGTCCTACcatgagctgtgtgacctggccctcccaaagtgctaggattacaggcatgagacactgtgcccagccttaatattattaagacagagtttagctcttattgtccagactggagtacaatgatgtaatcttggctcaaggcaacctccacctcctgggttcaagtgattttcctgcctcagcctcccaagtagctgggactacaggcatgcaccaccaggcccagataatttttttgcactttagtagagatggggttttaccatgttggtcaggttggcctcaaactcctgaccttaggtgatctacccgccttggcctccaaaagtgctgggattacagcagggTTGGGCTGTGGGTAAAGACAGCTAGAGCCAGAATGTTCATGAGCTGATTATTGTTGAAGCTGGGTATCAATACATAGGGTTCATTCTGCATTTTCTAGCTGTTATAGACAGAAATTCCCataataattgattttaaaagaaatgagtgaggcaaagtggctcacgcctgtaattcctgcactttgggagatgaaagtggaaggatggcttggggccaggagtttgagaccagcccgggcaacacaggaagaacctgtctctacaaaaaaatcaaaaaattagccaggtgtggtggtgcacacctgcagtcccagctactttggagattGAAGTAGGAGgacatttgagcccaggagtttgaggctgcagtaagctatggctgaaccactccactccagtctgggtgacaaacagacaccctgcctctaaaaaataattttttaaagatatttaattaattaatttacatatctgaagatgggagtttcactctgtcgtccaggctgtaatgcagtggcatgatctcggctcactgcatctcccgggttcaaacaattctcctacctgagcctcctaagtagctgggattacaggtgtgggccaccacacccagctaatttttgtatttttattaagagaCATGATTAcaccgcgttggccaggctggtctcaaaatcctgaactcaagtgctccacctgcctcaggctcccaaagtgtgagattccaggtgtgagccaccatgccaaccttttatataaattttcttttttaaaaggattCTGGTTGGGTCAGTTGACAGGTCCCAGGTCCCTTGAGTCTCATTTACTTCCATTGCATGGCAGGAGTTTCTGTCCCTTCCCTGTTCCCCAGGAGCAGGAGTGAGCACACCTCTGCTTCCCTGCCCAGGtactccagcccctcctccctcctcccaaggCCACCCTCCTGGCAAGCCCACCCCAGTGCCTGGGACCTAGGGAAGGAGAGGCAGGTGGGTGTGGTCTGGCCTGCAGTGTAGAGATGACGCCAATGGCCATCTGAAGCACAGCACTCATGGTGTCTGACACTTCAAACAAAGCTTTCCTGTCCTCCTGGGAGATacatggcaggaggtgagggcCCAGCAGCCCCTTGGTACCCAGGGTCCACACAGCCCCACCCCACAAGGAGGCACCCCCACTGCCTTCCATGGGAAGAATACTCAGTACCCAAAGGAAGGGCCGAGAGCTCTAAAACCAGCCACAGATGGGGCTGAGTGCACAGGATGGGAGTAGGTACGGCAATCCTGGGGGCCCCTGCCTGGGTGTGCCAGAGCCCCGAGAATTGGCACATGGTGTGTAGGCAGGCAGGCCTCCCCCAGCCACTGTCTCCAGCCTCACACCTGTAGGTCTTTGTTGTAGGTGCTGGCAAGTCCCTTGAGGGTCATCAGGAGCACGGCATGTTGCAATAAGAGGGAGGCACGAGGGCTGGACCCAGAATCCTAACCCTGGGGACCTCACATccacccttcctttctccctgcccTGCTCACCTGCCCAAACACACACCCCACCTTGTTCCAGATCAGCTCCAAGCTGTCAGGGTTTTTCTTCTGAGGCATCAGGCTGCTTCTGGAGCTGCAGACAGAGATGCAGGCACTGAAGGGGCTGGGCCCTTGGCTGGTCCAGCAGCTCACTGGCCAGGTCTggcagaaggcagggaggaaggaagccaTGCCTAAGGGGGTTGGGGAACACAAAGTCTGGGAGGGGCAGGTGGAAGTGGCAGCTCAGGGCTTACCTGTAGGCATTTGAGAGCTACACGAAGCTGAATTCCTTGGTGCCGTAGAGGATGAGGTCCCTGGCCATCCTGCTGAGATGGGTCATACAGAATGAAGCCCAGAACAGGAACTCAGCTGCAAGAAAGAAAAGGTTCCCAGTCACCAAGCCTTGCCGGTACTCACCCAGCCTGACCGCAGAGGGAGTAAGAGGTGGTCGGGGGACCTggctaaattttcattttttttcagatggagtctgttctgttgccaggctggagtgcagtggtgagatctcagctaactacagtctccacctcccaggttctagcaatcctcctgcttcagcctcctgagtagctgacaccatggaaagctaatttttctatttttattagagacgggatttcaccgtgttggccagggtggtctcgctctcttgagctcgtgattcacctgccttggcctcccaaagttcctgattagaggtgtgaaccactgtgcccgacctaaATACTCATTTCgagtaaagatggggtcttgctatgttgcccatgctggcctaaaacacctgggctcaagcaatcttcctgccttggcctccaaaagtgctggaattacaaatgtgagccactgcacctagcctgttttttgttattgttgttgttttaaataaaccagctttggctgggtgtggtggctcactcctgtaattccagcactttgggaggccaaggtgggtggatcatgaggtcaggagatccagaccaccttgaccaacatggtgaaaccccatctctactaaaactacaaaaatattacccgggtgtggtagcatgcacctgtagtccctgagccaggagaatcacttgaacccaggaggtgaaggttgcagtgagccgagatcgtgccactgcacaagcctggcaacagagcaaaacaaaacaaaaaatgagataaaccagctttactgaggtatcaTTCATATACAAtctacccatttatttatttttattttatttttggagataaagtttcactcttgtcgcccaggctggagtgtactggtgtgatctcagctcactgcagccttggcctcctgagttcaagcgattctcctgcctcagcttcccaagtagctatggcacccaccatcacacccggttaacttttgcattcttagtagaaatggggtttcaccatgttggccagtggtgggattacaggcatgagccactgtgccctgaccAATTTACTCATTTAAAGTTTACACTTTAGTGTACAATCATCACCACAACCAGTCTGACCATACAGGGGTAGGAGAAGACTGGAGAGaagccaggctggaggacagaaGTGAGGCACAGGGCAGGGGACTGGCTCCCCTAGACTCACCCACGAAATTATGCTCACTGGTGGCATCCATGCTGTTAAGAGTGATGGGCCCAAAGTTGAGTTCTGGGTGTTGGGAGGAagcagggctgggctggagaACAGGGAGCGGCCTCCTCTCCCCTAACCAGGTTGCCTGGCCCCCTCCCCCTGGAAAGAGGATCAGGGAAGATGAtcagggtgggtggggtgggagctggGGGGAGGCATCTTTTCCACAGTCTCAGGAGGGATGTAGGAGCCCTTACTCTCTGGGTATCAGGCACCCCTGCCATGGGTGACCTCTGGCCTGGATAAGCTCAGTGCCCATAGGCAATGAATGATGGTTTCACCAGGGGCCACAGATCCCTTCCCTCTGGTGTGTCTGCATGTCCTGGTGGGTGCTGAGGGTGACTCTCCctagggaggaggggcagggtaTCTCACCTGCTCAAAGCAGCTCTCCGTCCACACCCAGGAGATTGCCTGAAATGGCCCCACTGCAGGGACAGGGATTCATGGTGACCAGGGCTCCTGGCAGGCAGCcctgacacacacaaacacacacaaacacacacacacacacacacacacacacacacgaatgaaATCCTAGTTGCCAGCACAACCGCCTGAAGCTCAGCCTCTTCCCTGGCCCAGCTGCCTTGGGTGCACAACACTTTTCCCCTAATGTCCCCAGAACACTTATCCCCAAGCACTGAATCACCTTGGGTGCAGGACCCTTATCACTAGGGCTCCATGCAGGGTCCCCCTCTGAGCAGATAATCCGATTTTCTATCCCTCTCTGCCCTTCACAGCTCATGCCTGAATCCCTAAGGCTATGCAGCAGCCTCCCCCACCAGGCCCTTAGGGAAATGGAGCCTCACCAACCTCCCCGGGGCAGGACACCAATCCATTTCCACACCGCCAGCAGCCACTCAGAGTCTAGGGTCAGCACCTTGGCACGGTTGTTGGAAGCCAGGGGCAGGAGGGTCAGGGCAGCCAGGGTCCTCCCCTCCAGCATGGCCCCTGTACCTCACCCACCTCACCTCGGAATCCAGAGGCTCCAGTGAAGAGACTGGGCCCTATGCAGGTGGGTGTACCCTGGGAAGAGGACGTCATATTCCCTATGGGAGAGAAGCAGGGACTCAGGTGGAGGCTGGGTGAAGGCCTGCTGGTGACACTGGGACcctgcaggcatgcatcaccgCTGGGAAGTGTTGCCCTACAGCACTGCACCTGAATGAGGGATCCAGGATCTCCCAGGCACAAATCGCTCTCAAGGGAAAAAGAGGACGAAATGGGGCTGTGTGAACCACATACTGGGCCTGAGCTATGGGGCTCCTGGGGTAAGGAACACCCAAAGCctgagtctctgtcactcaggatctCCCATCAGGGGCTAGAACAGGGGAGGTGGCCCATGTTGGGTATGACTTGGGAGGTTTCGTTTGAGGACCTCAGAAATAGTCGGGGCTCAAAAAGAGCTGCTCGGAGCAGGTGGGACACCCTGCCCCTCATTCAAGTtactaatttattgtatttttagtagaaacagggtttcaccatattggccaggctggtcttgaactcctgacctcagatgatccacccacctcggcctcccaaagtgctgggattacaggcatgagccacttcgcccagcctgttgttgttttaaataaatcaattttgCTAAGATATCATTCACATACAATTTATCCATTTGAAGTTTACACTTTAGTGTACATCCATcaccaattttagaacattttcgtCACCCGCTAAAGAAATTCTGTactcaaggccaggcacggtggctcaagcctgtaatcccagccaaaagggtaggatcacttgaggccaggagttcaaccagactgggccacatagtgagaacccattactacaaaaaatgtaaaaacttcgCAGGGTGTAGTGAACACCTGTGGTCATacctactcagaaagctgaggtgggaggatcatttgagtccagcagtttgagtctgcagtgagctataccaagccactgcacttcagcctaggtgacagagcaagagctcgtctctaaagacaatttaaaaagaaaaaattttgctgggcatggtggctcacatctgcaatccctgcactttgggaggccaacgtgggtggaccACAAGAACAGGAGATTGAGAACACCTTCGCCAACATggtaataccctgtctctactaaaaaatacaaaaattagctgggcatggcacgtacctgtagtccctgtagtcccagctactgtggaggctgaggctggagaactgcttgaatccgggaggcagaggttgcactgagctgagtgccactgcactttagcctgggtgacaagagcaaaactctgtctcaaaaaaaaacagttaaaaatttaagaattaggctgggcacagtggcttatgcctataataatcccagcactttggctggctgaggcaggcatatcacctgagttcaggagttcgagagaccagcctggctaacatggtaaaacccatctctactgaaaaaaaatacaaaaattagctgcatgtggtggcacacacctgtaatcccagctacttgcgaggttgaggcacaacaatcacttgaactggggaggccaAGTTTGCAGgcaggtgagattgcaccactgcactccagactaggcaaaagagcaagaccctgtctcaaaaaaaaaaaaaaaaaaaaaagtaaattaaagaaaCCCTGAACTCAGTAGCAGACACTTCCTGTTCCTCCTAGCAGCCTTGCCCCACCTCCACGGTGACAATTTGTGTGCCCTTATTTCCCTCCAATCTGAGAAACAGGGGTCACAGGGAGTTGACGAAGAGGAGGGATCTCTGACAACATGTGGAGACTCCTCGGCAGCTCCTCCTCCAGGTCTGCAGGGAACAAACCCAGACCCAAAGACACCAGAAGCCAAAGCCTGGGATGAGGCCAGCAGGAGGTAGTCTTTGACTCTGTCTTTCAACAGATGGGCTGGGTGGGGACACGGAATATGGGAGACATGGGGCACAGGCAGGGTGGGGAAAGACTCTGGCTGCTCCAGGCACAGCCAACCTAGTGCCTTAGTTTCCCTTCCCTCAAATCTGCAAAGGGTgagttctctttttattttttgagacggagtctcactccgtctcccaggctgaagtgcagtgaagcAGTCgaagctcactgcaatctctgcctttcaagttcaagggattctcctgcctcagcctcccaagcagctgtgattacaggtgcacaccaccacgtctggctaatttttgtatttttagtagagacagggtttcatcatattggccaggctggtctagaactcctgacctcaggtgatccaccagcctctgcctcccaaagtgctgggattatagtcatgagccaccacaccaggccccagGAAGGGTGAGTCCTCCCTGCCTGCTGAGCTAGACTGGAATAGGAATATTGGGGTCTACAGGAAATGTTCCACTCTGGCTGCTCTGCCTTGATCCTAGAGTTCTGCAATACCCCTGTCCCCCAGGGCCTAGCAGCCCCACCCTATTAACCCCTACCACCTAGTCTGCTGTTCAGGCTGCCATCACACCTCTCTCTGACCCCTGGGTGTCCCTTGGGAACTCACACCTCTGTCAGATCCACCATGGTCCTGATGAGCTCCCAGAGGAGGCCGGAGAGCATGGAGCCGCATCCATAGCCTAAGGTCCATGACCACCTGTGCAAGCAGGAGGTGATGCTCAGGGAGGCTGAAATGTTGCTTCCCTGGGGAACCAGGACCCTGCTGAGCTCTAACTGCCCCCTGGGCTCCCCAAGGCTGGGACAGCACGGAGCAGGGCGGGGAGGAGCTAGAGGCACCTGGTCGTTCTGGCTGCATCCCGTGTGCAGCTTCCCAGCAGTTTTGCCGAGCTCTTAGAGGTGAAGGGAAGCCCAGGGTCACAGTCGAAATGCCTGCAGAGTCAATCCAGGCAGGGCAGCATTCATCAGCACTGCCAACCTCCCTCTCTACCCCAGGGCCCCGAGTCTTGCCCAAATCTTTCACCAATTCTGTTAGCCctattgttactgttgttgtttttctttcaattttttgtagttaTGGAaccttgttatgttgcccagactgttctcgaactcttggcctcaagtgatcctcccacctcagcctcccaaggtgctaggattataggaatgagccacaaCTGGCCCGTGTCCTGAGGTATCCACGGCTGTCTGCCAATGGCAAAGTAAACAGAACAATGGTGCTAATGCTCAAAGTGgcccagggccaggtggagatggGAGGCCAAAAAGCGGTGGGGCCACAGGGGTCATACCTTCAGGCAGTGCTCGCTGGCTGTGTGGATTTCCTCATCATTGGAGTTTAGTCTGAAGGTGTCCTCGGCCCACTTCTCAGTCACCTATAGCAGGTGGCAGGAATGCTGGGGGTCAGGTGAGCAGATATCAGGAGCCAGGAGAGCCGCTGCCCTGGTCCCACCCTATCCCTCATGGTTGAATGTCCCTGTTCTGGAGCTGAGTCCTGGAAGCACACCCTGGCAGGGGGCATCTCGGTTGGGGACACCTTCACTCATGAGCCATGTGAGCATCAGGGGTCATTAAAGGATGGAGACAGGCAGTCACAAAGGCACAGAGTTAAGCAGCACTTGAGTAGATAATTAGTTCAACATGAAACCATAGACTGGCAATACTGTACTATTTGCTCAGGGATTTGGTGGGAGTCTGGGGCCACAGGGAGGGGCCTTGGGTGGGGCTTGGGCCAAAGGGAATACCTGGTAAGCTGCCTGTTCCTTGAGCACTATGTGTACCAAGGGAAGCTGGAGTGAGGACAGCATGGGGAAGGGACAGGATTGCCACCCTgaactgtgtgaccttaggcaagacCCCTCTTCTCCAAGTGAGCTCAACCACACAGGTGATTTTGGGAGCCGGTGCCTGCTCAGACAGTCTGGATTTTAGCTTGGTAGGCGGATGGGAACCTGTGAGAGTTTAAAGATGTTAGGAGAACCTTTTTCCTGGGAGGGCTTTCGAACAAAGCATCCTTTCCAACAAACAGAGCCATCCTGGGCCCCGCTGAGAAAGGATCCTACTGGAAGCCCTCACCACTGTCTTGCTCCCcactggtggtgatggtgatgtcaCTGATGCAGGTGGTGAGTGTCGTGAACAGAAGCTCAGACTGCTGTAGTCCCACCGAGCTGAAGTCAAAGTCTGTGTTCTGGACAAAGTAACCCTTGGGATATCTAGGGTGGGAGAATTGTGGTTTGCTGGACCCTTCCTGTGGGTTGTTTAACCTCAGCTCACATGTCTGTGGGCTCCCCAGATCCAGGCCCCTCCACTCTGTGAAGGCAACCCTGTCCCTAGCAGGAAGACCACGGGGTGGGGCGGGAAGGTGGGGGCGTGCGGTGGAGGCAGGATGGTACCCACTTGCAGGTGTCGGTCATGTAGCGGACAATCCGTGGTGGCTGGGTGGACAGAGTGTGTTGTTGATGGCAATAgtgatggggaggtgggagggcaaGGGCCCCACCTGGACCAGGCTGCTGATGTTGGCCTTGAAGGGGAGATAACCCCCCATGCTCTAGCGTATAGACCCCATTCACCCACTGCAGACACCGGAGATATGGGGAAGGGGTGGCAGGTCAGTGCATGAGGAGGGGCCCTGCTATCAGGCACTCCCTCATATCCTGCAGCATAGAGCTGAGGCCTGCCAGCCAGATGGGAAGAACGGCATCCCAATGGGGTAGAGTAGGCCACCTATCCCCCTACACAGGGCACAGCCTCCAGGACAGAGCAAGGAAGGGCCCCCCAACGTCCCATCCCAGGAGACAGGCTGTGGGTGGCACCTGGGACTCCCATGCTGTTCAGCAGCCACGCCCACCCACCTGCCCTACCTGCTCCTGGCCGCACTCACCGCAATGGCACAGGAGTGGACACTGCCAATCCTCAGCACCATTCTTGTGTACAGGTCCTGGGCCCACCACTCTGGCAGGGTCACTTCCTATATGTACCATACCCAGCTGACAAAATGCCATAGCCGCCAGTCCTAGCAGATGTTCTTGAAGCTGGAGAGAACCTGCATGTCCAGGGTGGGGCCAGACTGCGGAGAGAAGGGCGGAGCTCAGCTCCTAGGCCCCCAAACAGATCTGGGACCAAGGTACATTCCTGCCTTGGCAGAGCTGACCTCGGGATGTCTAAACTGTCCCCTCCTTCCCATCCTCGGGTCCAGTTCTGTGCAGCGCAAGCTGCTCTGGCTCCAGCCCGACTAGCTGGAGGAGTgtctgggtggctcatgcctgtaatcagtgTTTTGGAAGGTCAACATAAAatgatcgcttgaggccaggagttagagaccagcctgggcaaagtagtgagaccctatatctaacaaaaagaatttttttaaaaaaattagccaggcgtggaggcccCAGCTAACTTGcaaggctgcggcaggagaatcgcttgagctcagaagttaggattgtgccattgtgctccagcctgggcgacagagccaagcccagtctcaaaaaatgttttaaaaattaaaaataaacatttaaaaaaaaggacaCTGCCCGGGCTCAGCCTTCGCCTCGGGAGGGGGCTCGGCAGGGgcgcttcctcctcctcccccgcgGTCCTCCTGGGTCCCCTCCGTGCCCCACTCGCCCAACCCCGCGCTCCCAAGCCCCACTGACCTTTAACCTTCTCTGGGCTCCCAACCACCTGGCACCCAGGGTAAGGAGCCTGCGAGGTGGCCCGGGCTCCCCCACTCCCTCCGCCGGGCTTCCGTGCGCCTCCCGGCCCTCTCCTGAGTACCGCAGCAGCCGCCGCTACCACTGATCCTGGGAGAAGTTATCGTGGAAGCTCCAGAAGCCGTCCAGCTCC from Saimiri boliviensis isolate mSaiBol1 chromosome 3, mSaiBol1.pri, whole genome shotgun sequence carries:
- the LOC104650375 gene encoding argininosuccinate lyase-like isoform X2, coding for MVLRIGSVHSCAIAVTEKWAEDTFRLNSNDEEIHTASEHCLKAKVQWHSAQCNLCLPDSSSSPASASTVAGTTGTTGNMTSSSQGTPTCIGPSLFTGASGFRGGGGQATWLGERRPLPVLQPSPASSQHPELNFGPITLNSMDATSEHNFVGLCSGTISAHCNLHLLGSSDSPGSGTTAEFLFWASFCMTHLSRMARDLILYGTKEFSFV
- the LOC104650375 gene encoding uncharacterized protein LOC104650375 isoform X7, which translates into the protein MLSGLLWELIRTMVDLTEAKVQWHSAQCNLCLPDSSSSPASASTVAGTTGTTGNMTSSSQGTPTCIGPSLFTGASGFRGGGGQATWLGERRPLPVLQPSPASSQHPELNFGPITLNSMDATSEHNFVGLCSGTISAHCNLHLLGSSDSPGSGTTAEFLFWASFCMTHLSRMARDLILYGTKEFSFV
- the LOC104650375 gene encoding argininosuccinate lyase-like isoform X5; this encodes MVLRIGSVHSCAIAVTEKWAEDTFRLNSNDEEIHTASEHCLKSFALVTQAKVQWHSAQCNLCLPDSSSSPASASTVAGTTGTTGNMTSSSQGTPTCIGPSLFTGASGFRGGGGQATWLGERRPLPVLQPSPASSQHPELNFGPITLNSMDATSEHNFVAEFLFWASFCMTHLSRMARDLILYGTKEFSFV
- the LOC104650375 gene encoding argininosuccinate lyase-like isoform X1, whose translation is MVLRIGSVHSCAIAVTEKWAEDTFRLNSNDEEIHTASEHCLKSFALVTQAKVQWHSAQCNLCLPDSSSSPASASTVAGTTGTTGNMTSSSQGTPTCIGPSLFTGASGFRGGGGQATWLGERRPLPVLQPSPASSQHPELNFGPITLNSMDATSEHNFVGLCSGTISAHCNLHLLGSSDSPGSGTTAEFLFWASFCMTHLSRMARDLILYGTKEFSFV
- the LOC104650375 gene encoding argininosuccinate lyase-like isoform X3: MVLRIGSVHSCAIAVTEKWAEDTFRLNSNDEEIHTASEHCLKVVMDLRLWMRLHALRPPLGAHQDHGGSDRGNMTSSSQGTPTCIGPSLFTGASGFRGGGGQATWLGERRPLPVLQPSPASSQHPELNFGPITLNSMDATSEHNFVGLCSGTISAHCNLHLLGSSDSPGSGTTAEFLFWASFCMTHLSRMARDLILYGTKEFSFV
- the LOC104650375 gene encoding uncharacterized protein LOC104650375 isoform X6 produces the protein MVLRIGSVHSCAIAVTEKWAEDTFRLNSNDEEIHTASEHCLKSFALVTQAKVQWHSAQCNLCLPDSSSSPASASTVAGTTGTTGNMTSSSQGTPTCIGPSLFTGASGFRELNFGPITLNSMDATSEHNFVGLCSGTISAHCNLHLLGSSDSPGSGTTAEFLFWASFCMTHLSRMARDLILYGTKEFSFV
- the LOC104650375 gene encoding uncharacterized protein LOC104650375 isoform X4, whose amino-acid sequence is MLSGLLWELIRTMVDLTESFALVTQAKVQWHSAQCNLCLPDSSSSPASASTVAGTTGTTGNMTSSSQGTPTCIGPSLFTGASGFRGGGGQATWLGERRPLPVLQPSPASSQHPELNFGPITLNSMDATSEHNFVGLCSGTISAHCNLHLLGSSDSPGSGTTAEFLFWASFCMTHLSRMARDLILYGTKEFSFV